The Musa acuminata AAA Group cultivar baxijiao chromosome BXJ1-3, Cavendish_Baxijiao_AAA, whole genome shotgun sequence genome window below encodes:
- the LOC103980010 gene encoding uncharacterized protein LOC103980010 isoform X6 produces MAAICILMRTSARFLQQVRCLYRFHRGGISANRLGKTDRVSILNHPVVGALVGREADRYLNQSLLFFRAVCTSGGSCDVGGAGPLLEYEKRITSGELVGGDSFQTHFKHCKGSMKSLWSMKRVASWIDISHHKSLGGSLCRRRWLWSRFMPQSTYSPVKGLYLYGGVGTGKTMLMDLFFNQLPSNWRKKRIHFHDFMLNVHSRLQMHKGVADPLEVVAAEISDESILLCLDEFMVTDVADALILNRLFCHLFSNGVVLVSTSNRAPDQLYEGGLQRDLFLPFIETLKERCVIHEISSSTDYRKMGSAENGYYFIGKKYSGLLREKFHQLIGAEKPGPQVVEVVMGRKLQVPLGANGCAYFPFEDLCDRPLGAADYFGLFKKFHTLALEGVPKFGIHNRTAAYRFVTLVDVMYENKARLLCTAEASPVELFERIVTVMDAQKIYPRSSSRSKKTDDIDLCVDNELGFAKDRTISRLTEMNSKEYLEQHEANVTDNKTPQK; encoded by the exons ATGG CTGCCATCTGTATTTTGATGAGAACCTCAGCACGGTTTCTTCAACAAGTCCGGTGTTTGTATCGGTTTCACCGAGGAGGGATTTCAGCGAATAGACTGGGGAAAACCGATAGAGTTTCCATTTTGAATCATCCGGTTGTGGGAGCCCTTGTCGGCAGAGAAGCCGATAGATACCTGAACCAAAGTTTGCTTTTCTTCAGGGCTGTGTGTACTAGCGGAG GATCTTGTGATGTTGGCGGAGCAGGCCCTTTGCTGGAGTATGAAAAGAGAATTACATCCGGCGAACTTGTTGGCGGAGACAGCTTCCAG ACACACTTCAAGCACTGCAAAGGCTCTATGAAGAGCTTGTGGAGCATGAAGAGAGTTGCCAGTTGGATAGATATAAGTCATCACAAAAGTCTGGGAG GATCATTATGCAGGAGGAGGTGGCTATGGTCCCGTTTTATGCCTCAGTCTACTTATTCACCAGTTAAAGGGCTGTATCTTTATGGAGGAGTAGGCACTGGAAAAACAATGCTTATGGATTTGTTTTTCAATCAATT GCCATCTAATTGGAGGAAGAAAAGAATACACTTTCATGATTTTATGTTGAATGTACATAGCCGGCTACAG ATGCACAAAGGGGTAGCAGATCCACTTGAAGTTGTTGCAGCAGAGATTTCAGATGAGTCCATTCTACTATGCCTTGATGAATTTATG GTAACTGATGTTGCTGATGCTTTGATATTAAATCGGCTTTTTTGCCATTTGTTCAGCAATGGTGTG GTTCTTGTCTCCACTTCCAATCGTGCTCCAGACCAGCTCTATGAAGGTGGTTTGCAAAGGGACCTATTTTTACCTTTTATTGAAACCTTGAAG gaaaggtgTGTAATTCATGAAATTAGCTCTTCAACGGACTACCGAAAGATGGGTTCT GCAGAGAATGGCTACTATTTTATCGGGAAGAAGTACTCTGGACTCCTAAGAGAGAAGTTTCATCAGTTAATAGGAGCAGAGAAACCTGGCCCGCAAGTTGTTGAAGTTGTAATGGGACGAAAGTTGCAG GTCCCACTCGGAGCTAATGGATGTGCATATTTTCCTTTTGAGGATCTTTGTGACAGACCTTTGGGGGCAGCAGACTACTTTGGATTGTTCA AGAAGTTCCATACACTTGCACTTGAAGGAGTTCCCAAGTTTGGGATCCACAACAGAACTGCAGCGTATAGGTTTGTCACATTGGTTGAT GTGATGTATGAGAATAAAGCCAGATTGTTGTGCACGGCAGAAGCATCTCCTGTTGAGTTATTTGAAAGAATTGTGACAGTCATGGATGCCCAGAAAATTTATCCACGGTCTTCTTCACGGTCTAAGAAAACTGATGATATTGATCTTTGCGTTGACAATGAGCTAGGATTCGCCAAAGACCGCACCATCAGCAG ATTAACAGAGATGAATAGCAAAGAGTATTTGGAGCAACATGAAGCCAATGTGACGGATAATAAGACCCCACAAAAGTAG
- the LOC103980010 gene encoding uncharacterized protein LOC103980010 isoform X4, with product MRTSARFLQQVRCLYRFHRGGISANRLGKTDRVSILNHPVVGALVGREADRYLNQSLLFFRAVCTSGGSCDVGGAGPLLEYEKRITSGELVGGDSFQTHFKHCKGSMKSLWSMKRVASWIDISHHKSLGGSLCRRRWLWSRFMPQSTYSPVKGLYLYGGVGTGKTMLMDLFFNQLPSNWRKKRIHFHDFMLNVHSRLQMHKGVADPLEVVAAEISDESILLCLDEFMVTDVADALILNRLFCHLFSNGVVLVSTSNRAPDQLYEGGLQRDLFLPFIETLKERCVIHEISSSTDYRKMGSAENGYYFIGKKYSGLLREKFHQLIGAEKPGPQVVEVVMGRKLQVPLGANGCAYFPFEDLCDRPLGAADYFGLFSELAPLLFCINYMQFVVYLGITLIIVLENILFPIACFDFFQNYCAEKFHTLALEGVPKFGIHNRTAAYRFVTLVDVMYENKARLLCTAEASPVELFERIVTVMDAQKIYPRSSSRSKKTDDIDLCVDNELGFAKDRTISRSFAISPAQLIFSTFFGDGETELRRRRQEEPK from the exons ATGAGAACCTCAGCACGGTTTCTTCAACAAGTCCGGTGTTTGTATCGGTTTCACCGAGGAGGGATTTCAGCGAATAGACTGGGGAAAACCGATAGAGTTTCCATTTTGAATCATCCGGTTGTGGGAGCCCTTGTCGGCAGAGAAGCCGATAGATACCTGAACCAAAGTTTGCTTTTCTTCAGGGCTGTGTGTACTAGCGGAG GATCTTGTGATGTTGGCGGAGCAGGCCCTTTGCTGGAGTATGAAAAGAGAATTACATCCGGCGAACTTGTTGGCGGAGACAGCTTCCAG ACACACTTCAAGCACTGCAAAGGCTCTATGAAGAGCTTGTGGAGCATGAAGAGAGTTGCCAGTTGGATAGATATAAGTCATCACAAAAGTCTGGGAG GATCATTATGCAGGAGGAGGTGGCTATGGTCCCGTTTTATGCCTCAGTCTACTTATTCACCAGTTAAAGGGCTGTATCTTTATGGAGGAGTAGGCACTGGAAAAACAATGCTTATGGATTTGTTTTTCAATCAATT GCCATCTAATTGGAGGAAGAAAAGAATACACTTTCATGATTTTATGTTGAATGTACATAGCCGGCTACAG ATGCACAAAGGGGTAGCAGATCCACTTGAAGTTGTTGCAGCAGAGATTTCAGATGAGTCCATTCTACTATGCCTTGATGAATTTATG GTAACTGATGTTGCTGATGCTTTGATATTAAATCGGCTTTTTTGCCATTTGTTCAGCAATGGTGTG GTTCTTGTCTCCACTTCCAATCGTGCTCCAGACCAGCTCTATGAAGGTGGTTTGCAAAGGGACCTATTTTTACCTTTTATTGAAACCTTGAAG gaaaggtgTGTAATTCATGAAATTAGCTCTTCAACGGACTACCGAAAGATGGGTTCT GCAGAGAATGGCTACTATTTTATCGGGAAGAAGTACTCTGGACTCCTAAGAGAGAAGTTTCATCAGTTAATAGGAGCAGAGAAACCTGGCCCGCAAGTTGTTGAAGTTGTAATGGGACGAAAGTTGCAG GTCCCACTCGGAGCTAATGGATGTGCATATTTTCCTTTTGAGGATCTTTGTGACAGACCTTTGGGGGCAGCAGACTACTTTGGATTGTTCAGTGAGCTAGCTCCACTCCTCTTCTGCATCAATTACATGCAATTTGTAGTATACTTGGGCATAACACTCATTATTGTGCTGGAAAACATACTATTTCCTATAGCCTGCTttgatttttttcaaaattattgtGCAGAGAAGTTCCATACACTTGCACTTGAAGGAGTTCCCAAGTTTGGGATCCACAACAGAACTGCAGCGTATAGGTTTGTCACATTGGTTGAT GTGATGTATGAGAATAAAGCCAGATTGTTGTGCACGGCAGAAGCATCTCCTGTTGAGTTATTTGAAAGAATTGTGACAGTCATGGATGCCCAGAAAATTTATCCACGGTCTTCTTCACGGTCTAAGAAAACTGATGATATTGATCTTTGCGTTGACAATGAGCTAGGATTCGCCAAAGACCGCACCATCAGCAG ATCTTTTGCCATCAGCCCCGCACAACTCATCTTCTCAACCTTCTTCGGCGACGGCGAGACCGAGCTACGACGGAGGCGGCAGGAAGAACCGAAGTGA
- the LOC103980010 gene encoding uncharacterized protein LOC103980010 isoform X8: MRTSARFLQQVRCLYRFHRGGISANRLGKTDRVSILNHPVVGALVGREADRYLNQSLLFFRAVCTSGGSCDVGGAGPLLEYEKRITSGELVGGDSFQIDTLQALQRLYEELVEHEESCQLDRYKSSQKSGRRRWLWSRFMPQSTYSPVKGLYLYGGVGTGKTMLMDLFFNQLPSNWRKKRIHFHDFMLNVHSRLQMHKGVADPLEVVAAEISDESILLCLDEFMVTDVADALILNRLFCHLFSNGVVLVSTSNRAPDQLYEGGLQRDLFLPFIETLKERCVIHEISSSTDYRKMGSAENGYYFIGKKYSGLLREKFHQLIGAEKPGPQVVEVVMGRKLQVPLGANGCAYFPFEDLCDRPLGAADYFGLFKKFHTLALEGVPKFGIHNRTAAYRFVTLVDVMYENKARLLCTAEASPVELFERIVTVMDAQKIYPRSSSRSKKTDDIDLCVDNELGFAKDRTISRLTEMNSKEYLEQHEANVTDNKTPQK, encoded by the exons ATGAGAACCTCAGCACGGTTTCTTCAACAAGTCCGGTGTTTGTATCGGTTTCACCGAGGAGGGATTTCAGCGAATAGACTGGGGAAAACCGATAGAGTTTCCATTTTGAATCATCCGGTTGTGGGAGCCCTTGTCGGCAGAGAAGCCGATAGATACCTGAACCAAAGTTTGCTTTTCTTCAGGGCTGTGTGTACTAGCGGAG GATCTTGTGATGTTGGCGGAGCAGGCCCTTTGCTGGAGTATGAAAAGAGAATTACATCCGGCGAACTTGTTGGCGGAGACAGCTTCCAG ATAGACACACTTCAAGCACTGCAAAGGCTCTATGAAGAGCTTGTGGAGCATGAAGAGAGTTGCCAGTTGGATAGATATAAGTCATCACAAAAGTCTGGGAG GAGGAGGTGGCTATGGTCCCGTTTTATGCCTCAGTCTACTTATTCACCAGTTAAAGGGCTGTATCTTTATGGAGGAGTAGGCACTGGAAAAACAATGCTTATGGATTTGTTTTTCAATCAATT GCCATCTAATTGGAGGAAGAAAAGAATACACTTTCATGATTTTATGTTGAATGTACATAGCCGGCTACAG ATGCACAAAGGGGTAGCAGATCCACTTGAAGTTGTTGCAGCAGAGATTTCAGATGAGTCCATTCTACTATGCCTTGATGAATTTATG GTAACTGATGTTGCTGATGCTTTGATATTAAATCGGCTTTTTTGCCATTTGTTCAGCAATGGTGTG GTTCTTGTCTCCACTTCCAATCGTGCTCCAGACCAGCTCTATGAAGGTGGTTTGCAAAGGGACCTATTTTTACCTTTTATTGAAACCTTGAAG gaaaggtgTGTAATTCATGAAATTAGCTCTTCAACGGACTACCGAAAGATGGGTTCT GCAGAGAATGGCTACTATTTTATCGGGAAGAAGTACTCTGGACTCCTAAGAGAGAAGTTTCATCAGTTAATAGGAGCAGAGAAACCTGGCCCGCAAGTTGTTGAAGTTGTAATGGGACGAAAGTTGCAG GTCCCACTCGGAGCTAATGGATGTGCATATTTTCCTTTTGAGGATCTTTGTGACAGACCTTTGGGGGCAGCAGACTACTTTGGATTGTTCA AGAAGTTCCATACACTTGCACTTGAAGGAGTTCCCAAGTTTGGGATCCACAACAGAACTGCAGCGTATAGGTTTGTCACATTGGTTGAT GTGATGTATGAGAATAAAGCCAGATTGTTGTGCACGGCAGAAGCATCTCCTGTTGAGTTATTTGAAAGAATTGTGACAGTCATGGATGCCCAGAAAATTTATCCACGGTCTTCTTCACGGTCTAAGAAAACTGATGATATTGATCTTTGCGTTGACAATGAGCTAGGATTCGCCAAAGACCGCACCATCAGCAG ATTAACAGAGATGAATAGCAAAGAGTATTTGGAGCAACATGAAGCCAATGTGACGGATAATAAGACCCCACAAAAGTAG
- the LOC103980010 gene encoding uncharacterized protein LOC103980010 isoform X10 yields MKSLWSMKRVASWIDISHHKSLGGSLCRRRWLWSRFMPQSTYSPVKGLYLYGGVGTGKTMLMDLFFNQLPSNWRKKRIHFHDFMLNVHSRLQMHKGVADPLEVVAAEISDESILLCLDEFMVTDVADALILNRLFCHLFSNGVVLVSTSNRAPDQLYEGGLQRDLFLPFIETLKERCVIHEISSSTDYRKMGSAENGYYFIGKKYSGLLREKFHQLIGAEKPGPQVVEVVMGRKLQVPLGANGCAYFPFEDLCDRPLGAADYFGLFSELAPLLFCINYMQFVVYLGITLIIVLENILFPIACFDFFQNYCAEKFHTLALEGVPKFGIHNRTAAYRFVTLVDVMYENKARLLCTAEASPVELFERIVTVMDAQKIYPRSSSRSKKTDDIDLCVDNELGFAKDRTISRSFAISPAQLIFSTFFGDGETELRRRRQEEPK; encoded by the exons ATGAAGAGCTTGTGGAGCATGAAGAGAGTTGCCAGTTGGATAGATATAAGTCATCACAAAAGTCTGGGAG GATCATTATGCAGGAGGAGGTGGCTATGGTCCCGTTTTATGCCTCAGTCTACTTATTCACCAGTTAAAGGGCTGTATCTTTATGGAGGAGTAGGCACTGGAAAAACAATGCTTATGGATTTGTTTTTCAATCAATT GCCATCTAATTGGAGGAAGAAAAGAATACACTTTCATGATTTTATGTTGAATGTACATAGCCGGCTACAG ATGCACAAAGGGGTAGCAGATCCACTTGAAGTTGTTGCAGCAGAGATTTCAGATGAGTCCATTCTACTATGCCTTGATGAATTTATG GTAACTGATGTTGCTGATGCTTTGATATTAAATCGGCTTTTTTGCCATTTGTTCAGCAATGGTGTG GTTCTTGTCTCCACTTCCAATCGTGCTCCAGACCAGCTCTATGAAGGTGGTTTGCAAAGGGACCTATTTTTACCTTTTATTGAAACCTTGAAG gaaaggtgTGTAATTCATGAAATTAGCTCTTCAACGGACTACCGAAAGATGGGTTCT GCAGAGAATGGCTACTATTTTATCGGGAAGAAGTACTCTGGACTCCTAAGAGAGAAGTTTCATCAGTTAATAGGAGCAGAGAAACCTGGCCCGCAAGTTGTTGAAGTTGTAATGGGACGAAAGTTGCAG GTCCCACTCGGAGCTAATGGATGTGCATATTTTCCTTTTGAGGATCTTTGTGACAGACCTTTGGGGGCAGCAGACTACTTTGGATTGTTCAGTGAGCTAGCTCCACTCCTCTTCTGCATCAATTACATGCAATTTGTAGTATACTTGGGCATAACACTCATTATTGTGCTGGAAAACATACTATTTCCTATAGCCTGCTttgatttttttcaaaattattgtGCAGAGAAGTTCCATACACTTGCACTTGAAGGAGTTCCCAAGTTTGGGATCCACAACAGAACTGCAGCGTATAGGTTTGTCACATTGGTTGAT GTGATGTATGAGAATAAAGCCAGATTGTTGTGCACGGCAGAAGCATCTCCTGTTGAGTTATTTGAAAGAATTGTGACAGTCATGGATGCCCAGAAAATTTATCCACGGTCTTCTTCACGGTCTAAGAAAACTGATGATATTGATCTTTGCGTTGACAATGAGCTAGGATTCGCCAAAGACCGCACCATCAGCAG ATCTTTTGCCATCAGCCCCGCACAACTCATCTTCTCAACCTTCTTCGGCGACGGCGAGACCGAGCTACGACGGAGGCGGCAGGAAGAACCGAAGTGA